The DNA region CACGGCaactctttgttttctttctggataCTTGCAGATATGAAACTACTTCTGAGCTGACCCATGAAGGACCTTAAAGGGCTGTTTTCCAAACCATAAATTCAGCCACAAATGAAGGAGCAGTGCAGTTGTTGCTCTTGCAGTTGCTCTGCGTGGAGTGGCAGCCCGGGAGGTTTATGCAGATTagtcctggggctgcaggagatggTGTTTATTGTGCTTTAACTTGTGGCCAGGCTGAATGAGCATTATGAAGgttagtggggaaaaaaatgtggctgTGGTTAATCTCCACATTCCCCTACAGCTGATTTCTCCTGGCAGGGCTatcagtgacttttttttttttttttgggggttttctgggTGTGAAAAGAGCTGTGGCTTTAAGCTGTGCTGAGGAAGGCACTGAGGGCTGATCATGCAATAAAGGGCTCCCTGGAGGGCTGGGGGTCAGGGTGCTGCCTCCAAGGTGTAGATCCTCCCCCACATACCCCCTGTGttcattatttttgtataaccaaggagggcagcagcagttTGCTTCTTCCATATGACTTTGGAAGGAAACAAAGTTTGAGTACGGGGCATCCCCTTCTATTtatcctcctctccctccccccacACACAGACTGACAATGGAGACAATCATTTTGTAGGGAGCACGGGAGGAAGCACTGCAGGATTTTGTATGCTGGCgttttgtttataaaaaaacctgattttatGGACGTGTCTGTCAGATGTTCTCTAGATTTTTTTCAGGCGCACTAATAAAGAGCATCCTCGGCTTCGTAAAggcttcctttcctccttcccttgtTATTGCAGAGGTGGGGTTGGCCAAGCTGGAGCATTTCCAGTGTTTGAAGAGGAGCCTGCCTGCCCTCTCTGGTCACAAGTGCTTGTGTTGGGAATATTTTGTGTGCATGCCTCACTGAGCTGCTCCACATTCCTGTTCCAGGACGTTACAGAGCCTGCCTTCCCTTCTGCCTTCCCCCTGCCAGCTTTTTCCCTAAACATCAATATAACTCTTTcaaagttgggttttttaaggtgCAGTGTTGAGGCCAGCAGGGGTGTTTGACCCTGCACCTCTGTGCTGGGACGTGTGCCAGGGTTTGGATTGCTTTagccctgcctgtggcaggaagTGGGCGTTGTGTCCCGATCGTTCGGCAGCAAGGTCGGGGCAGAGCCGatggctgtgggcacagggagggttATTTTTTGTGAAAGCTGCTGGTGTCTGttagaaaaaggagaaatgctcCTCAGGcccaggaggaaaggaggaagaaccAGGTCTGACAGTTGTGGTGTTTGCTCAACACCCCCCTctcctgtggggcagggatgagGGTGTCCCTCTGTTCCagcctgtgtcctgtgtcccctccagctgggagcagcacccccagcccaccccccATTATCCTGGCACTGTGGGCCCTGCAGgagtccctgtccccagggctgagccgTGCTGACCCCGTTCTCAGTGTGACAGCACGTGACTGCTCTTGGGACATCAGCTACTGGAAACCACTTCCCCACTCCCTTGGGAAAAACCACTCTGGGTGTCCCAGgctcctcagccctggctgctccctctcACCCCAAAGGCTCTGTGCTGAGTAAGGGCTGAGTCAGaccagcacacagcaggagcaATGACCCTTGCAGCAGGCAAAAGTCAAGgttgggtttgtgtttgtgttttattgcaGTTTTTTACAGTGCCTAAGTCTAGTCCTGCCAGAGGTCAACACTGTGTGTGGAAACCTCCAAGTCCTTTCCTacagctctgcccaccccaggaagaggagaaaagtaGGATCTGAAACTCAGGTTGAAAAACACCACTAAAAAACAGCAGGGGAAAAACCAGCCTCCCTTGGTTTGGTGCTTGTTTTTCCCTCAGGCTTTGCTTGCACTAAACCCACTGCATCCCTGGAGCACTGTGTCCCCTTAGCCCtgtctggctgtgccctgtctgctgctccagcccctgatGCCAACAGGGACAGTCTTTCCCAAGGACAGAtgtgtgcctgggctggggcagtgccaccCTGTGCAGCACAACTGCCCCATGGCACGGAGCTCAGGAGGGGAAGGTGAGCTGAGGAGGCAGAACCAAGGGtgaactgccccagctctgtcccagagcatggcagggagctcaggagaGGAAGGTGAGCTGTGGAAGCAGAACctcccctgctgtgcccctgagCTGGAGcttccccatcccctgctcctgctctgccccccgACACAGCTGAGGTTTTgatgctgcccctgcccagagTTCCCTAAATTACAGATTAAAGCAGAGGATGTGGGCACGGACAGCTCCtcccccagagcacagcagggcccgAGGGCTGGctggcacctccagcagcacgGTGAGGTGGAGGTGCCCTtgtcccctggcagggacaggggagggcacagccaggccccGCTGTGGTGGGAGGCAGAGCgagcctggggctggagccgCTCAGGGGGTGGAGAAATGGATGACCCTGAACTCGGTGAGCAGGGCCACGCACAGGAACAGCAGGTAGGAGGCGATGAGGCAGACGCCATagggctgtcccagctggaagCACTGCGCCGGCACCGTCACCAAGGAGAAcaccaggctcagccccagcgcCCCGGCCAGCACCCACACCAGGGGGCTGTCAGGCTccagctgtggggagagcagggtgATGAGGGGTGACAAcggctcctgctgccagcctggcccgTGTCACCATGTCACCACAGCCTTACCTTCACCAGCGGCTGGCTGCTGGTCatctgcagcaggcagcccagccccacgcCGACCAGGATGTCTGGAGCACGTTCAGGATGGACACACAGCACTGAGCCCATCCCTCTGCCcccccatcctcctccttcctgcacGGCTGAAGCATTCTCTGTGCTGAGTGCCACCCTGAGCACTCGAGGAGAGGCTTCACCCAAAACCCACTCAAGCGAGGCACAGCCCCCTCCTTCCCTTtgtaaaatcccaaatctgcaCGCTCCAGCCCAAACTCCcgcccagctggggcagctgtggggacaaggggggtcctgtccccacagctgtgggTCCTGTCCCCACacgggggtgctgctggctgtgtcTCTGcccctcccaaacccctcactgtccccttgCACTGTGGGAACACTGCGGGCTTTGCCAGCGTTGGAGGGACTCTGGAAtggatcccagctcctctccagggaTCCCACAGCACAAAGGGCTCTCCTGGGCTGTAGGCAGGGAAActtgggcagctcctgccccaggtggCAGCACCCTGGCCCTGGCATGCTCAGGATACTGAAGATGATGCCCCCGAAGCAGGCGGAGAAGGCCATGCGGGGATAGCCCTGCCGGGCCATGGTGAGGTCGGAGAAGGTGTCTGTGGAGGGACAGAGGAGACCTGGGGCATGGCAGGGGCACCCCAGCGTGTgccaggggcactgggagctgcagagccctcacCCCCGATGCTGTTGCCCCAGGCCAGCAGTGTGAGGCCCAGCACGGTGTTGCTGAGCTGGAAGATGATGCCCAGGGTGCGCAGGATGTTCACCAGCTCCGTGGCTGCGGCGTTGATCCACATGGCGCTGGCCAAAAACCCAAGGAAGGCAAACACCTGATGGGAAAAGGAGCAAGCTGGTCCCTGTGTGCATCCCTGCACACCTCCTGGCATCCCTCCTGGGACTTGGGAACTGGGAGAGAGCTCCagcttcctgctctgccccaggacTCCCAGCCCAgtctggagcaggctgtgctggtccCTGGtgggtgctcagggctgggggacacctTACACAGTGGTACTTGGGTGGCTCCTCATTGCTCGTGgtgatgaagatgatgagggCCAGGGCAGAGGCAACCAGTGTGACCAGTGCCCAGACTGGGAAGATGCCCTGGATCTGGTAGAGCCCATCTGCACatggtggggagaggagggacagagaggcTGGGACAGGATCCCACCAGGCTTGAGGTGGAGGTAAAGCCTTGTCAGCTAAAGCCACCTCACCCTACACCCCCACAGAGTTgctcccctctgtgcctcagtttccccaggcAGGCCAGGCCtgctccattttccccccaggacCTGGATGCTGGTGGGCCCAAGCCCCCCAGCCTTGTCAGGGTGTATGcagctgcaaacacagcctggctctcccctgcccatccctcctccccacaATGGGGAGCCAGCTCTGATAGGCTCCTGCAGTCCCCAGGGCTTTGGTGGCCTCTCAGTCCTGTCCCTTCTGCAAGCTGGGACTGCCGCAGGCTCTTACAGGCGCCTGACTTCAGGGTGAGGACGCAGAGCAGGGGGCTGGTGAGGATGTGCAGGCAGTTGAGGGGTCTCTTCCAGTTCAGGTCATCCTTGTCAGGGTCCACAACAGGAAcggtgagcagcagcaccagctccacaggcacctggcacaggggacacgCACCTGGGACACCCTGTGAGGTGCCCCATGCCCTGCTCCCAACCCCACTGCCCCTGCCCCAAagccccagggcacagagccccaggggccagcagggatggggatgtcCCTTGGGGGGCTCCTCCTGGCTCCTGTTGCCCCTTACTCACCCTGAAGGCCTTGAAGAGCCGCCAGTACCAGGGCTTCCTCCTCCACTTGCGGCAGTCCAGGGGGCTGAGGGCCGAGGTGAGGATGCGCAGGGAGCTCTCCcgggagggcagcaggggccGGTACTCCTCCCCTGCGAGGGGCCACGGGGCTGAGCGGGCTGGGGGCTCCCTGGGTGTTCCCAGggagctccccctgccccacgAGCTGTCACCCCACGGGCTCAgtcacacctgcagcagcctggggggaAACAgccccctctgggacccccgaggacagagcagagccagccctgagcccacaGGGTACAACGTACCATAGTCCCCGCTGTTTGTGCTCGAGGGCTCCGGCTCTTCCACATCTGTCGGCATCTctgtggggaagaggagagggcAGGGGCACTGGAAGGGCACCCCCATGCCCCGGGGGTCCCATCCCAGCGGGGCAGCCCTTACCTGGCTCCCAGGCTCCGGGAGGGGCCAGCCCGTCCCCGCGCTGCCGCCGGTGGATCCAGGTGCAGAGCACCACGGTGAGCACGTAGAACACGTAGAGCCCCAGGTAACCTGAGATGGGGGAGTCATGGGGGAGTCACGGCACCCCCGGGCCGCTCCCACcgtgcccagctcccacagcgCTCACCCagagcctctcccagcctgaTCCTGCCCAAGTAGAGCACCACGAAGGTGAGGAAGACGGCCACCATGTAGAAGATGACGTCCCTGAGGAAGGGCCTGGAGGCGGCCGTGAAGGGCTTGACCAGGGCAATGCCCCCGGCCACCACCGTGGTCACAAACACACCGGCACCTGCCAACACAGGGGGACCCTCTTGGGACACGGGacatcccacagccccaaaaTGTCACCCTGTGAGGACA from Camarhynchus parvulus chromosome 15, STF_HiC, whole genome shotgun sequence includes:
- the SLC8B1 gene encoding mitochondrial sodium/calcium exchanger protein, whose protein sequence is MGQGPAGLPGALSLPGVLSLPGALPAGPPLLLDAGHTVPPGGDALSLDCWEVREYNSSEWCHFVRSNPDCRIDGGFLDYLDGVFCVFPPRLLPLAVTLYALWLLYLFIILGVTAEKFFCPNLSAISTNLKLSHNVAGVTFLAFGNGAPDVFSAVVAFSDPRTAGLAIGAIFGAGVFVTTVVAGGIALVKPFTAASRPFLRDVIFYMVAVFLTFVVLYLGRIRLGEALGYLGLYVFYVLTVVLCTWIHRRQRGDGLAPPGAWEPEMPTDVEEPEPSSTNSGDYGEEYRPLLPSRESSLRILTSALSPLDCRKWRRKPWYWRLFKAFRVPVELVLLLTVPVVDPDKDDLNWKRPLNCLHILTSPLLCVLTLKSGAYGLYQIQGIFPVWALVTLVASALALIIFITTSNEEPPKYHCVFAFLGFLASAMWINAAATELVNILRTLGIIFQLSNTVLGLTLLAWGNSIGDTFSDLTMARQGYPRMAFSACFGGIIFNILVGVGLGCLLQMTSSQPLVKLEPDSPLVWVLAGALGLSLVFSLVTVPAQCFQLGQPYGVCLIASYLLFLCVALLTEFRVIHFSTP